The sequence TTACCAGCTGCTGGAAAATGGTCTTTAAATACAGCTTGGAGAGTTCTAATTCATTCAGACTTCCTTGGAAAGCAAGGACCTGGGGAGATGAGGAAGGTGGGGAATATAACAGATTGCTTGGGGTGCTGACTGATAGGGCTGTATTGGCAGTTTCGGGTTTGGGGGTTTGGGTACACTGGGTTTCGCGCACCCCTACAGTTCACTAAGCTCTACGGGATCGTAACCAGCAATACTGAGTCGAAATAAGACAAAGATTCAAACCCCAGAATGTCCTTCCTGTGCGGTAACTAACTTGTGCAGTCACTGCACCTTTGCTTAGATGTTGCTGCATGTCAGTCATGTGACCATCTGACAACTGCACTCTGATTATGCTCACTGCCTTATAGACCGCAATGCCCAGAGCTCACCAGCAGATGGCAAACTAGCCTATCCAGAGCATTCTGCCCTCTGTagcttctgaaaaaaaagaaaaagagggcaAGAGGTCCACAACAGTCCATACAATCACATAAGCTACTAAATGACAGCAGAAATCATacaataaaagtacaaaatCAAAGATTACAAACAAGAAGACAGGTTGAAATTCCTCAGTACAACAtgttaaacagcaaaaaaagaggaTATATTCATACACAGAACTGCTCACAAGACACTGTGCACTGATGTCATCATAACCCAATATGTTTCTAAACACCAGAAAGACATCTACATACTGGTATCAAACAGgtaggaaaagaaaaaagtgaacagaatggtgggaaataaaaagaaaaatacattaacatgtCACAGATAGTTAGGTCATGGAGAAAACTGTCAAAGTAAAGCACATATTAGTGAAAACAACTACACTGGCATCCCACACTACAAGGCAAGTGCCCGCCAATCAAAACTGAACACAAGGAGATGGCAAATGTGAAAAGGGCAAAAACTGGGAGGGTGGTCCACCATAATAGCAGAGCAACCAATAGCATTCCCACATTCAGCCAAGATTCCGTACCTCAAAGTCCTAAAACAATCTTACCCATTACTTCAACAAAGcatcacctccccccccccaaaaaaacaactttcatttcattctacCTGTGACTATGATGATGACTTCTACACCTGTGCAAATCTGTTACAACCCCCCTCAGTGCCCATCCcttgaaagaagaaaaaaaaaaatcaagagatggttttaaaaaaaattctagaaTCAAGGTAAAATTCTACTGCAAATGTCACCAACTGAATTATTTTATAAAGCTGTGGGAAAAACAGTTCATCCAAAAGCAGATACGGTCCTAGCTGCAAGTCCTCACGGCGTGCCTTTCTCCTAATGGTGAACGAGATGGCCAAATGAGAGCTGTCCAAACGAATGGGATGATGAAATGGGTGTTTCTTCAACCCCTCCCAACTGCTCTTTTTCTCTGACATGCAAGCTGGCCCTGCATTATGCCCCGCCCCCCAAGCAATCTTCAGAGGAAACCAATGGGGACCACCCTCTGCTGGTACACAAGAGAACGACCACATGGCACTACCACACATGGAGGGGGAACAGTTGGGgaaggcatttttttcatgtttttttttttgtttttttaaatcaaatgacaTCTTAATGACAAGAAAatccaaatgacaaaaagagaaaaaaaatcatgagtTTTAAAGCCTGAGACTTGATCATCGGTGAAAACACCCAGAGATGCAAGTTAAagtatttttctgctttttgtcaGTACGGTGTTTTTTTGGATGGTTACCAGAACAGTTATCACCATTtagatcatttttttcatgtatagTAAAGAGCATTGCAGTATCTAAAAAACtgtacacagaggaaaaaacttCAGAGAATACATTCAATATCTGTTAATGAGGTACTAGGAAGGTATCCTTTTATCACAGAAAAGCGTTCACAGTAGAGTCATGTAATTCCCAGAATCTGCTCCCCTTTGGTAGAAATGCTTGTGTGTTTAAGTTAAGTTTCTTGTGCAGAGCTGGTTCAGTCTTTCACTACAGGATTCAGAACTGAAACACATCGCTAGGTCACATCATAAGTTCTGCAAGCCCACCAATGTGACATCGTAGTGGGTTCTGCATGCTTACACGTCAGGGGCAGAGGCTGAGGAAGGGGTATGGCCATTATAtaggcagaaagagagaaagaccgTGTGTGGAGAAATCAAACCCAAGTCTTTGGATGTCAGCTGTGTTAATGGACATCACCGTGCACTTATAACGCACTGCTTTCTCCCCTGAGGCCATGCGGTGTACAGTGATCACAGAGCCGCCCTGGGCAGCCAGAGACAATCCCTGTGTAGCCCACGGTGTTACTCAAAGCATGCTGATAGGACTCTGACAggcaccacctgctgggcaCAACACTGAATCACAACATGGGGGCAGGTGCTCTCTTCTCCAGTGCACTACCACTAGGCTCTCTTTACCGAAGCACTGGGATGCAAATGTGTTATTTAGTATGCAGGGGGAAACGGTCGATCGTCACCATTTCATAAACCCTCTCTGAATGGTGTACTTGCCAATCATGCCACAATTAATAGTTTCAGGCAAACATGAAGGCAAATCTCTTACCAGTGTTTGCAGGGGACCTTGTGTCACAAGCGAATTACACTGGCAGTTTACCACAGATCTTTTGAACCCAAGCTGGTCAGAAGGGGGCATTGACCTGAAGGCAGCCAACTATCCAGCTCGCCTGGTAACAAGCAAACAGCAACATACTATCGACTGAATTACTGATATATGGTACATTATTTGCCATGCAGGACAGTAGAGGATTCTGGAGGCAGTCTGGGACTACAGAAGAGACAAACCATATCATTCGTCAGTGGCCAAACCAAATATCTTAGTTCAAAACGAATTCATGACCCTCTTGGTCCtacgtctgtctgtctggagcccccccccaccatacAGAGGGAGGTCCAGAGTTAAATGGGGTACACAAAGAGTACCCCCAGAGTATGAATGGTGTatctacacacctacacacaggcTCTACAGGGCAAAATCGTACATGCGCTGGGCTTCTGATCTGCGATCTGAGGCTCTCAGTCTAGGACTAAAACCCAGTGCCAGTGTAAAGAGAGCCAAGAGTGTGTTAAAACTGTGAACGTGCGCCATCAGCTACACGTCTCTGATCCTGGGAGCCCGCAGGCCGAAGCGGGAGAGGGGTGTGCTGACCTCAGTGTCAGAGAGACGGGACCTATCAGGGAACAGAGCTTCTGTATAGTCAGAAAATGCCTGGAGGAGCTACTAAAGTCTAGCTGTTTGATAGAGAAATAAAAACCTTGTCTCTGGACACGTGGCATGCACCTGATGGCTGAGAGACGCCATTACATCAGCAGGCGGCACACACAGAGGATTTTAAAGGAGGGTGTCTTGTGGggatcagtgtggaaaaaacatCCAAACTCTTATACTAGAATCTGGAAGTTTTCCACCCTTTCATCGCTGATCGTAGATGTAAATaatctcctctgctctcctgtgaGGGACCATCGGCTGTACGAGTGATTTTTAACCCTTGGAAAGAAACTGGGGGGATGTATGCATCGCTTTTGTAAACGTGCAGTGAAGCCTGCCTTTCCTACtaccccatccccctcccccatcccccttccCCGCCCCCTCCACTCCATCCATCTGCCCTGGGGGGGTATCTCGTTCTGCGCACACAACTTGCCATCCGATTGGTCCAGTGATTACACCAATCATGTTACAAACCCGCGGCCTGCCTTCCACAGAGTGACAGATGTAGGGCAAGGATCACCTAGTCAAATGCGTGTTGCCATTTTCGTTTCCACTTCGCATGAAAGAGGCAGAGGcgactcccccccacccccccacgaTAGGTACATCAGGGGTGCAGTGTGCACAGGGACAGAACGAACACCTTGTCCAGATGGCCTCTGACCTTAATACCGGAAGCTCTCCAGCCACAGGCACAGTGATGGTGTGGATATAGTAGGGGGATCCATGATTTTAACCCGAAAACGGAAATAAAGGTTCAGAAAACAAGTGTTACGAAAAGGACAGCTGCACATGGCTTGGGTTAAAAGCAGCCGGATGAAGGCAGAGCTCTTGGCCGGCTTTCTTCACTGTGCTCAGACACCATTTAAAATCTGTGTTCAACCCCActcaatggcaaaaaaaaaaatctatgaaaaattacaaaaactgtaatgtaaaaactgtagctAATTCTGAGCAACGGATCTCATCTGTTAAAACATCCTGTTGAAGGCTTTTTATACATCAGATTTtgagcaataaaaaaaagacaattctTCTGCCACAACCTTACAGATGCTGTCCAAACCTTTCATCGCTGTCAACTGCACTGTTAGAGAATTAAAACCAGCATAGAGAGAGACAAGTCTATTTTCAGatacacaacaacaaaataccTTGAACCAGCAGAGCTTCAGacacaaaagttaaaaaaaaaaaaaaaaaaaaagaacggaAAGATAATGTCTGAATCCTTGAGAAGACAGTTATTGCTTACAACATggtgagaggaggacagagagagagagagagagagagagagagagagagagagaggagagaggagggagagactgcAGACTGGTCCCTCCTGGGGGTGTTCTGTTCAGTTCTATGGGACCGGACCAGAGCTGGGAGATCTGGGGCAACGTTCCCGTGTGAAGGTGGAGGGTGTCTCCGTGGGTGCCGGAATGTGGCGGTGATTTTGGGAATGGGGGGCTATTGGTCAGCTGGGATGTCTCGGTCTGTCTCCGCTTTTGAGGGCTGGCCCGGCGAAGGGGTGTGAGGGGGGCGGGACACCGGTGCAATGCCGTGAGCCATGGGCAGGGTCCCCGAAACAATGCCTTCCACAGCCGCCCCAGCCCCGGACAGGCCGCCTGCTGTCACCCCAACCAGACCCGTGGGGAAcctggagagaggggagcagcCGCGTCATCCCACCAATCtactgtgcacatgtgtacacacatacacacacacacaaacacacatacaaatgcttacaagctcacacacacgaatagtggcaaacacacacaaacactaacctgcactcaaaacacacatgcgcgcacacacacacacacggacacagacacactgaatgtAACCATGAGAGCTTGGGtctcccccccagccccacctgTAGGCAGCAGCTCCATTCAGCTCTGAGTGCACAGAGGAGGCGTCCATGCCAGTCCACTGAGGCGTGGCCATCAGGTACTCCTTGTTGACGCAGTTCTTCAGGCTGTCTGGTATGCGACCTGGAAAGAGGGACCATTAATATCCTGCTACACCACAACCTGCTCtactatgcccccccccccccccccagtacctGTAATGGCTCTATACCCCTCTGCCCTCAGTACCTGTAATGGCTctatgcccctcccccctcagtacCTGTAATGGCTCTATGCTCCTCCACCCTCAGTACCTGTAATGGCTCTATGCTCCTCCGCCCTCAGTACCTGTAATGGTTATACGACCCTCCCCCCTCAGTACCTGTAATGGCtctattccccccccccccagtacctGTAATGGCTCTATGCTCCTCCGCCCTCAGTACCTGTAATGGCTctattccccccccccagtaccTGTAATGGCTCTATGCTCCTCCGCCCTCAGTACCTGTCATGGTTATATGCCCTCCCCCCTCAGTACCTGTAATGGCTctatgcccctcccccctcagtacCTGTAATGGCTctatgcccctcccccctcagtacCTGTAATGGCTCTATGCTCCTCCACCCTCAGTACCTGTAATGGCTCTATGCTCCTCCGCCCTCAGTACCTGTAATGGTTATACGACCCTCCCCCCTCAGTACCTGTAATGGCTctattccccccccccagtaccTGTAATGGCTCTATGCTCCTCCGCCCTCAGTACCTGTAATGGCTctattccccccccccagtaccTGTAATGGCTCTATGCTCCTCCCCCCTCAGTACCTGTCATGGTTatatgcccctcccccctcagtacCTGTAATGGCTctatgcccctcccccctcagtacCTGTAATGGCTCTATGCTCCTCCGCCCTCAGTACCTGTCATGGTTatatgcccctcccccctcagtacCTGTAATGGCTCTATGCTCCTCCCCCCTCAGTACCTGTAATGGCTctatgcccctcccccctcagtacCTGTAATAGCTCGCCGCACCTCCCCCCTCAGTACCTGTAATAGCTCGCCGCACCTCCCTCGCAGCCTCCTCTCTGGCCTCGATAGACGCCTGCTCGCTGTACCAGGCAGAGTGAGGGGTGCAGATCAGATTCGGGGCGTCCTTTAATGGGCCCTGAGAgaagctggggaggggggaacagAAACGGATACGACGTGAGACacgtggctgtgtgtgtgtgtgtgtgtgtgtgtgtgtgtgtgtgtgtgtgtgtgtgcgtgtgtgtgtgtgtgtgtgtgtgtgtgtgtgtgcgtgtgtgtacgtgtgtgtgtgtgcgtgtgcgcgtgtgtgcgtgtgcgcgcgcatacAAGCAcaaatgcttgtgtgtgtacttggcaTGTGATGGTGTACTCAGCTCACACTGTGACACATTTCATGGAGTACAGATGCAATATGATACAAAAAGGGCAATACCACTTTGTGACCAGAGAAATAATGTTAGGTAACAGTATGCTGTTAGTAAGAAGCACTTCAAATAAgtacaaaagcacaaacattaTTCAAGAGGAGTAatggacaaaaaagaaagtgaaaaattccactgacatgactttgacaaaataaaatgtatattactCTCAAGCCAGTTCTAACAGAAATctaatttgaatttgcattgaATTCAAGGgcaatgaaacattttgctaTTTCctattttttgctattttgccTTACGCCTAGTGCATAAACAAAGTGCatgcgagtgtgtttgtgtgcgaaCACTTGTGTACACTGATCTTACACATAATAAGCAACAACTAAGGGCTTATCTGAACTGCTTCAGTTAGCCTAAAGGAAGAGCAAGCGAGGCAACTTGCTCCGTTCTAGCCTTTGTTCTAATCGTTAGAAGCTCTAACTCTGTGCCTGGTTGGTGCGTGTTCACTTCCTGCCTGCAATTCGATACAAGCACTTTAATGTGCATGAGACGGTTAATTATGCATGAGGATCCAAACACGATTCTCTGCTTGATGATATTCTTGTTTTTTGCACAGACCTCAGCCAGCTCATTCCCAATGCACACGCACTTCTATGCACACCATCTCTGCCAGCGATCCTATGAGATGAGCAACGTTCCCTGTTTTATTCATGCTAAATGGGGGCCTGGGCGtgtaagccccccccccccccccccaaacgctTGGCATTAAATATTCACACGGCCACGTTATCATGGGCACAAACTCTGAAAAGCCTTTCtgagcttaaaaaaaaagatatctgCAAAACATTTCTGGGAAACGGCAAAAGTGGAGAAAACAACAGACCTTGTGATCAGCTTTAGAAACGATAGGAAACGCGCTGATAAAACTGGCTACTGCCAGCCATCGAGGTCAgaagtgtaaataaatataaaggaAGCGCAATGAACTGTGACCTCCAGTCCActggggggagacagagaaggccTTCGGAAGGTGAGAGGCAGGGTGGCTGACCTGAAGGGCTCCGTCTCGTGGACGTCCAGAGCGGCGCCTCGTATCCGGCCTTCCTTAAGCGCCTGCGCGAGGGCCTTCTCATCCACCAGCCCGCCCCGCGCCGTGTTCACCAGGAACGCCCCCTGCCGCATCTACACACAGCAAAGAGAGGGTTACAGAGACTGATACATCTGTACAGAACAGAGAGTGGGTTATAGAGATCCAAATCTCACTGATACAGttgcacagagcagagagtgggTTACGGAGATCCACATCTCACTGATACAGttgcacagagcagagagtgggTTACGGAGATCCACATCTCACTGATACAgttgcacacagcagagagtgAGTTACAGAGATCCAAATCTCAAGGAATATATCTACTGACATTTGATAAGACAAATCCATCAAGATTGGTACAAAAGTTTGGTAATACAGATTCATGTTACACAAAGCAGAAAGCATGTTAGAGAGATATGAATGTCAGGGGATAAATCTACACAAAGAGACACGTCTGTGGGACTCTGACACACGAGCACACAGATTCATTAGAGAAATCTCCATCACAGAGAAACATGGAGAGAGCTGGATTTGGGAGATCTGCTTTTCCAGTTTAGCTGTGGCTTGAATCCCAGACACGCATACAAGGATTCCACAGATAATCATGCTCACAGACAGAACATGATTATCTGTGGACAGAGCTGGCCTGCCGGAGTGATGGGTCGCCTTATTAGCATCCTGCTAGAGGATTATTAGCGTTGTTAGCGTCAGACCTGCTTGATGACTGTTAGCGTTGTTAGTGTCAGACCTGCTTGATGGTGAAGTCGTTGATGAGGTGGTGGTTGTGCTCGTTCAGGCTGCAGTGCAGGGACACGCAGTCCGAGTGGATGAGCAGGTCCTGCAAGGTGGGCATCCGCTGGAGGCCCAGGGAACGCTCCACGCCGTCCGGCAGGTAGGGGTCATAGAAGATCACGCCGAATCCAAAGGCCTTGGCACGCAGCGCCACCGCCTGGCCAACGCGccctggaggagggagggaggagagagaaagagagaaagagaggaaagacagagaaagaaagatgagggtgagagtggggagaaagagagagttggagggacagagagagagagacagcgaagGAGAAAAGgtgcaagaaagagagagcaaaaagagagagagggagagagaaagaagagaaggaaaggggagagagagcaagaacaGGAGATACAGGCAAACAGGGAATGACATTGGGCAGAAGAACGAATgtaagaggaaagaaagaagagaaagggagatggggagaaaagcagagagaggagggagaaaaattGAGAAAGAAGGCAGGAGGGAGAttgacacagagggagagagagggggcgagagcAGTCAGAGTAATCAGATATGGTGGCACACCTGTCCCCTTCATCCTTCTCAGTATCCATCCCACTCCTTTCAGATCCGTGCCCCCCCTTGCCCCACTCACCCAGGCCGATGATGCCCAGTGTCTCGCCCCGGATTCGGGCGGCCCCACTGGCCACCTCCCGGATCTGCTCCACGCTGGAGGCACGCGTGCCCTCCCGCAGGGCCTGGTGCATCCAGGTGACCCGCCGGTACAGGTTCAGAATCAGGCAGAGCGCAGTGTCGGCCGTCTCCTCCACCGACGAGGACGGCACGTTACACACAGCGatgcctgcagggggagacagagacactgttacacactacagcattttatattgtgtgtgACTGCTCTGGTAGTACTATTTCAGGTTGTCTTGTCAACTcaacaaataagaaataagtgagaggagggaagagagagagagagagagagaggagggaaaagagagagagagaatgagcaagcgagaaagagagagagagaaatgagcaagtgtgagagagagagggaggggggatgagcaagcaagagtgagagacagagagagtgagacagtgctgaaaaaaagaatgagagggaaaggggagagaaatgCCCACAAGCAGAGCGTAGAGAAGACAAaaatggggaggaggaggagaggagaggcggCTCGCTCACCCAGCTCGGCCGCGGCCTTGATGTCCACGTTGTCGAACCCGCTGCCGATCCTGACGATGATGCGCAGACCCTTGAACTTGTCCAAGTCGTCCCGCGAGAGCGTGATGGTGTGGTACATGAGCGCGCCCACCGCCTCGTTCAGCACCTGCCGGGGGGAGAGGGCGTGACCCACTGCTGCTACACAATCAAAACTCGCTTagacagagcacacacactgcaagcgGGATAATGCAGGCCACACAGAGATCTGCTGCAAACATACAGCAGACAGAAAGGGACATAGATGGAGAAACAGCCATCCAGAATGaaggacaggcagacagacagacagggaacagaaacacagacagaaaagagacagacagggacataaagacagggagacagatgtagaaacagagagaaagggacacagacagacagacaaatggaaAGACAGGGCCTCAGACACATAGGGAaacaaggacacagacacacaaacagggagacagacagaaacaagtAATGGGACAGGGAAACGGGGcggccagacagacagacaagagacagacagacggacacagacagacagacagacagatagggagggactgaaagaggaaaaaaggtgGGGAGGAACAGCCATGACTGCCAGCAGAAGGACAGATGGACAGGCTGAGAGAGGCACACGCAGTACCTTCTCGTGGATCTCCTGGGTGGATTGGGCATCGCAAAACGCCACGGTGGCCACGTCCTTGAGGACGGGCATCTCCACTGTGCAGTCGCGCCCATCGAGCAGAGCCACTAGGGGGCGCGGGTGCATCGGCCCGTTCAGAATTGGAGGGCGAATGCCTGGGGGGGAGTCAGCCCAAAAAGCACTGTGAGGCAGTGTTCAaggatattttccatttaactGCAGTAATCCTAAATGCCCATTGTTGACCTTAGTTAGAAAATGTGTGGCTAGGATAGGTGTTAACATAAGAttgtcatttgtgttcattCCTGACCCTACACTGCATGGGATaccactcacacgcacacacactcatgcggCCTGCAGCACCTCCGTTGACCCATCTCACCTGTAGGTCAGC comes from Megalops cyprinoides isolate fMegCyp1 chromosome 3, fMegCyp1.pri, whole genome shotgun sequence and encodes:
- the LOC118775084 gene encoding C-terminal-binding protein 1-like isoform X2, translated to MQGIRPPILNGPMHPRPLVALLDGRDCTVEMPVLKDVATVAFCDAQSTQEIHEKVLNEAVGALMYHTITLSRDDLDKFKGLRIIVRIGSGFDNVDIKAAAELGIAVCNVPSSSVEETADTALCLILNLYRRVTWMHQALREGTRASSVEQIREVASGAARIRGETLGIIGLGRVGQAVALRAKAFGFGVIFYDPYLPDGVERSLGLQRMPTLQDLLIHSDCVSLHCSLNEHNHHLINDFTIKQMRQGAFLVNTARGGLVDEKALAQALKEGRIRGAALDVHETEPFSFSQGPLKDAPNLICTPHSAWYSEQASIEAREEAAREVRRAITGRIPDSLKNCVNKEYLMATPQWTGMDASSVHSELNGAAAYRFPTGLVGVTAGGLSGAGAAVEGIVSGTLPMAHGIAPVSRPPHTPSPGQPSKAETDRDIPADQ
- the LOC118775084 gene encoding C-terminal-binding protein 2-like isoform X1; the protein is MALMDKHKVKRQRLDRICEGIRPPILNGPMHPRPLVALLDGRDCTVEMPVLKDVATVAFCDAQSTQEIHEKVLNEAVGALMYHTITLSRDDLDKFKGLRIIVRIGSGFDNVDIKAAAELGIAVCNVPSSSVEETADTALCLILNLYRRVTWMHQALREGTRASSVEQIREVASGAARIRGETLGIIGLGRVGQAVALRAKAFGFGVIFYDPYLPDGVERSLGLQRMPTLQDLLIHSDCVSLHCSLNEHNHHLINDFTIKQMRQGAFLVNTARGGLVDEKALAQALKEGRIRGAALDVHETEPFSFSQGPLKDAPNLICTPHSAWYSEQASIEAREEAAREVRRAITGRIPDSLKNCVNKEYLMATPQWTGMDASSVHSELNGAAAYRFPTGLVGVTAGGLSGAGAAVEGIVSGTLPMAHGIAPVSRPPHTPSPGQPSKAETDRDIPADQ